aacaagcgaagagcgaaaaaaaaccgCTTCCACTTACAGATCGTTTCCTCGCAGAAGCCGCCGACGAGGGCCAGAGGAAGGGCCGCATGCGAACTTGACACTTACgaggcaagagaggaagagacgaggggGAACGCCCCAGAAAGATGAAGCGGCGAGACGAACGCACGCAGAAATCCGTTAGGGGACagaacgaggaggcgaagcgaaaTGGAGTACAGAGAAGAGCACCATagtcgagaggaagacgtcCAGAGGTCGGGTCGAGCATGCAAACAAACACAAACAAAGCGGAAGACATTATTCAAATATCGACAcgacatacatgcatacatgcaaatatatatacatatatacatatatatacatatatatacatatatatatatgtatatataatcTCGTGCTAATATGTGTATACGCGCGAACGTAAAGGAACGTGAAAACGATAAGGGTGTTGGTTCACTCGCGTCCAGAAACAGGCACCCAGAGCACTGACGTAACGCGGCACGCCGCAGTTTTCCCTCCCGTCTCGCCTGAGAGATAAACAGGACTAAGCACCAGGAGGTCCACCAGCAAAACAACTCCACCCTCTCCGCACCGGTCGACAGAGACGTCGCgctgtgtcttttcttgcgcgcttctccctccgATGTCCCTCCCCTTGCTCAGGCACAAAAGACCGCCCTGCGTCTGACCAGTCTTCACACACGATCCCtccgacgcatgcgccgagGAAAGTCGAGAAAACATGGACCGCGCCAAATCCGTCGAGCGGAAGTCGCAGAGTGCTAAGCGAGCGCGACACGCAACCGATAACGcgacagaaacgcgaaacTGGCACCAGCTCACACGGATGACAAAGCATCTCATTCCCCCGGATACACTCGAAACGGACGGCGGTGTGACGCTCACGGAGAGCCAATCCGAACGAAGCAGtcaagaaagaggaagcgaaaagacaCACTTCGTGTGACGAAACGATCGGCCCTTCCTTGTCTCGGACAATAAACGTTCGCCCATGGAAAAAACGCTTCTTCGACGTTTTTCCTGTCGGTTGCCTCTAGACTCCCCCACAACGCGAACGCGTCTACGAGTGCAAACATGCCTTTCCAGATCGGCTTTCCGTCCCCAAATTCTTCGTTGCGTCAACAAATGGTTTTTCGTCAGCGCCCCGTCGGAGAGAGCAGGCAGTCACAGAATTTGGGGTCTTAGAAACGGACTTTTggggaagacaggaagaggaaagaggacgcGTTCCATTATAGCGACAGACGGTTGCCCACGTACTGTTGCATTAATTTTATCATGCATTGATATTCGTCCCTTAGAGCGAGAAGCCACTCGGATGTCGCAGACCGTTCTGTGAACAACATTCAACACGAGCAAAGCACAGGCTCCGTGTCTCAACACTGAAGAGGCTTCGAGTGAAGAGAAGGGTAACGACAGAGAGTTCTCGAGCCTGCGCCAGATCGTGAAGAAACAGTAACTGCCAACAAATGCGAGAAACAACCCTTCCCCAAAATCAGTCCCCGAGACGCGATAGACGTGGACAtcaggaaacgaagacacaaAGCAAACACGAACCCTCCGCTCCTCGCTCACAACGACCACAAGACGCAGGatacagagaagacgccttGTTCGCACCGTCCTTCTGACATCTCTGGAACTTGCTTCCTCGCGCGCCAGCTCAATATCCAGActctcgcgagagaagagacccGAAACGAGTCCTTTACCAATGAAACACCCCTCTCTTGAATAGTCGATAAAAGAAGGCGTCTCGCCCACCTCCATCCGGTCCTAGGTTTCTGACCCAAAGGgtcttcgcttcgcctccaggAAAAACCGAAAATTGGGTCgacctttccttctcgttcctcctctccatTCCCTTGTCCTTTAACACACCACGCAGTCACGTCTCCCTCACAGCCATCCTTTCACTGATTCGAGGCCCCAGAGCAAACACAGAGGAGTTTGACTGCTTCCAGACACAGACTGCAGTCCGACAGGAGTTCACAAACCGCAACCGAAAAcaggggagaaagacgccTCCATCATAGTCTGAGAAATGACAACGAAGACGTTCCCTTCCAGAAGGACAGAACGCTCCAGCCAGCGCTCAGAGACAGCGCAGGAGACACAGTCGCCACGCAGCGCTCCGCAGGCGAGAGTACACCGTaaccgcatgcagacaagaAACAGTCGAATCGACTCTCTCCCGAGACGAGGGTCTTTGAAACGTCACAAGCAAGAGGCGACAGTGGCTCATCCCCAACAGCACTGCATCCGCTGTCCTCCTACttgtttatatatatatatatatacatgtatatatacacatttCCATACACATAAAGGCGTATGTAGGTCGacagagatgcatgcacgtatGCGCTTCCTCGCACGAACAGGATGCAAGTGAATACCTGTAAAAGACTCCAGTTCGTGTTCTATCCCATGGCGATTGGAATAGCATTTTGGTCACGGACAGATGAGACACCACGGCGGTGACTGCCAACCCCAACGCGGGGCCTGtttcgcgcatgcaacaaCACACGCCTATCACAGGCAATGAACGCGCTGCCGCTTCCCCTCGTGTGTCCCGCGTCAATCagtacacatatacacagatatatgtatacatatataaatacatacatataaatatatatatatatatatatatagaatgtatatatatatatatatagatttaTATGCGCGCGTGGAAGGACCGGCCTGGGGTGTCACCAGGCCATGCAAAGAACTCTTGACGCCGTCCTGGGGGGGTGGCGCAGAGTcgtacgcatgcagagacggagggCGGATTGACAGAGATTAGACGGGGGAAGCGCGAGGCCAGAAAAGCGGACGGGGGAAGCAAGAGATGATGCGTCGTCTTgcgcgcttctctttccagaACCGATCCATGCAGGGACCTATTCGGTGCTTCGTGAAGCGTCCTTGACAAGAAAAGTAAACTTCATGCGTTTGTGTGTTCTGTCACGAGCGCGACTGGAACTGACATGCGGCGCCagggtctctctctttcttccacgGCACCAAAGGGCAACAAACACCGAGAGGTGGAAAAACGATCTCACGCGTCCACGACTtgagcgcatgcaagtgGAAGTCAAACCAGTCTTAAATCACCCTTTTGGCACATACACAAACACCCAGATCCACACAAGTCtctgtacacatgcatggacacacacgcatgcatgtacgtTTACATATGGAGAGAGGCGTACGGATATTTAGTTTGACGGAAGAGCGCTACTTGACAGGGCTGATCACGCTTGTCGATGGCACCAGACTACGGGAGGGGTGTGGGTCGAGTTTGAACACAAAAATGCTTGGAATCTGAGGCACGACGATTTATTGACATGTGCATGGCGACGGATGCGACGTATCTGAGGCAGAAGAGCGGAGGCTCCCGCGTCTGTCTTTTGTCAGGATCCCCCTTGCTCGAgtcttgtctctgcgtctttgaGACAGGGGGAAGGACCGGATGTCTATCGacagtctcctctccgcaAAAGGACTGGAAATCGCCTGGGGAAATCCCGCATAGCGAGATCCGTCACCCCACagtgctgcatgcagacagctACATGCACTGCTCAGTTGCTTACACGCCTTCCATTTCGCTTGAAAACCTCCCAAACACAGAGGCACATGACATCTATACATAACTCTCATATTCTCACGgacacatacatgcatatacatatatatatatatactgaAGAGAGGACTTCCAGCTAACGAAAGAGTTTTCCTtaccgagagaagacaatTCGCTGACGGGGGATAGGAGGGCAGAGCCGCTCATGCTGGTGGAGAAAAGTTGCTTGACATTCGACGACCCGTCCGCAGCTTGGTCCTCCAGTCTCAGAGTCACGGGGTTTCTgtcgaaacagaaaacggaagCAGAACAGTTCGCGCGCAACAGTTCTTTCGATACCGGATGTCAAGCGAGAAATAGACGCCTTGGGCGCCACACGGTCCAGCGCATGCTGCGTCTTGTAGAAACATACaagcgagaaacgagggaCTACACCGGAACGACACAGTCAAGCAAGAAATGCATGATGCGGTACGTTTCCCCGTCGTCGATGAAGAGCGCCTGAGTTGTGTAGATGCACAGACTAGTGTTCACTAATATATCTGCAACGCACGGAGTTCTGCATACACAGACTGTGCGACATCTGTGAAAGCAAGAGACACAACACCGAACTCTGCAGGAGTGGACGCATGGACGTTCACGGTCTTCAGCAGGGACAGGTTCTTCGCTTTCATGTGGACAGTCGGAAGGCGATACACACTTACGTTCTTGTCAAAAGGTAAGGCATCATCGCAGTCACAGTGCGAGGAGCCTGGTAGTACTGGCGGTAAGCGACATTCGACCCAAAGTGTCGAGTCGCCAccctgcagaaaaaaacaaggcCCCGAATCGCTACACAAATACACCCATGTAAATATGTTTACATGCACAGGTATACAGATGGAAACAAACAGTTCTAAAGACATCCACCTTTATATAGAGGCACGCACAGAGATATCCAGGCCTAGTACATATATAAATTGGAACAGATAGAGTAATTGGTAGGCGAAGACGCAATTTGCCGCACGCAGACGGAGTCCAAGAACAGACCATGCACCTACCACTGCAGCATAGTGTGTGAGACACAAGAAAACACTGAATCGAGGTGGGATGCGTACATCACAGACTCTCCGATGGAGAGTTGAGCACGCCAGCTCCGCCATAATTTCCGTCACTGCCGGACGCACAAAAAACCACGCCCAACATCGCACGAAGCCTATCCTCTTCATGTGTCTATTCTACAGGCCTTCAGGGTGGCAGGACTGCCGGGGGAGTCCACTCGtgaaaaaaaaaatcaagaaggcgaaagctCGGAGTATGACGGGGGTTCGAGGTTGCTTCGGAACCGCACTGTATCAGGATGCAGAATCCACACGAAATCCACGGACGGAGAGACCAACAGTAGAGCTCAAAAAAACATGGATGTACACACAAGCAGCTCAATTGACTCCTTTATGCGTGTGGGTGGCTCTGCGAACAAAAGGGATGTGTAGAACAAAAATGAGGGAAACGGCTTCAACGCAGCGCGGCCTCACAAAAGGGGCTCCGAAGGGCAACTGCGCATCCGGAATTCCAGGCACAAAATGTAGGCGGACGCGGGTGCATTCACTTGCAAAGCGAGTGGCAAACGTTCTGGGAACTGATACTGAAAGGTTCCTCGTCAGATCCGTTCTTCGCGCTGTTGCTGCTTCGCTCTGCCCCGTCACTCGCGATTACCTGTAAGCAGTCCGGAAGGTCCCGAACCGCATTTTGTAGCGGACACAACCGGAAAGTGGAAGGAATTACAACTCAGTCCGAGGTGAGATTTTCCGAAATAACGGCGGGACAAGCTCCCCTTTTATCTGTTCACGAGTGAACAGAGAATGGAGAAACGGCGCGCCGTTTGTCAGCGCCGGAGTGGGGTATGGCTGCGGGTTTTCGGGGCTGGAACTCTGTGTGGGTGTGTGGAGGGTCGACTGTGGCTCTGTCGCTGTATACGAGAAGTCAGCGCACACTCGAGACGCAATAAAAGGGCAGTGCATGCTCCAGTCGAGTGTGCACGATGTGTGGGCATGCCTCTGATTTTTTCTTGTTCAAATCCGAGCAGAAGAGCCGTGGTTTTCCGTTAGACATCtagtgtacgtacagctggTTCGCGGCGCGATTCAAAAATATCGCACCAGAGTCAGTCGAGGCATTCATTCTTTTGCAGCGGTGCTAAGGTGTTCATGTGCCGTCGGACTTGCTCTCCACTCCACTGCCGGAGCTTTTCCGAGGACAAGCCGGGACTCAGCACAGTCGACATATTTTCTGCGGCGCAAAATCGCTGCGAAAAAAGGGTGCCGCGTCTCGCGCGTCCTCGCGATTCAGGCCCTTGAGCCACGCTTCCGTTGCTTCTTCACCAGCGAAGTCTCAACGTGTGCGGGTTTAAGAACTCACGCAGATGGTCGATTCATTATTTTAGGCAAGGCGATTTTTCAGGACTGCAAGTACGTACGGTGATTCATCGAACTTTCTGCTGTATCTATAGACTCGTGAGGGACTTAAAAAGCCGCCGGTGAGAGCAGAGCTGGACAAATGACCAGACAGAGGCGGCGGCACACGAGGGAGTTAGCAAGCGACTGGGCCTGCGTCCGCTTGCGTTTTCACAACCGAACAACTGTGGGGGGCGACAGGGGGTTcggttctgtctcctgcgctGGGGTCGTCGTGGGTCTGCCTGCGGACTTTGTCCGGTAATTCGGTATTTTCTGAAGAACGCGATTCTCTCTCATCGTTTGGACCCACAGGATCGTGCAGTCCAACGTTTCTCGGCATCGAATCATTTGTACGAAGCACGGTCCATTGGCGCCGCTTTTTTTGTGACGGGTCACTCAATGCCTCGTCGGTGCTGGCAActtttcgtctgctgttCTGTCCGTGAATTTCCGgtgtctgtcgcctcgcggctgctccttcctctcctcttcgtcctggCGTCCGCGCGCAACTCCGCGCTTCTTTATTCCTCGGCTCTGACGCTTCGCTCGTCTGCCGcacctctcgccttctcgtctgcaGGGTGTCGATTTCGCGGTCCTCTCCACAGGCCCTGGTTTCCCGTCAGACTTACTCCGCCCGACCAAGCTTATCTTTCTCGAAACTCTGCCTCGGGTACCTCGCCTCGTTCGATCCGACAGTTTCCTGTTCCCTCGGGTCTCGCCCTCCCAACCTCCGTTCCACTGTGCGCACGCactctgccgcctctctctcgccactTCGCCTCCGTTGGTACCATGGCGCAGCCGCAAGGTGAAAGCAAGTCCTTCACTCCAGGACATCTCGAGGACCAGGTTCCAACAAGCTGCAAGCAGGCGATTCCTGTCTTTGGCTGTGGATCGACGCGCGTTCGGCTCGCGGCGCTCCTCGACGGTGGCGAGGCGTCCGTGGAAAAGTTCGTGAACCGAGAAACACCCGTAACCGTTTGCGGCTGGAGTCGCTCGGTCCGCAAACAAGGCGGTGGCAGTCTTTGCTTCGTCGTTCTCAGCGATGGAAGCACTTCCTCCAACCTCCAAGTCGTCGTCGAGGCAGGTATTGGTGGCGAGTTTCCTCAACTGCTCAAGTGCGGCGCCGGATGCTCCTTCAGATTCACCGGAGACATCGTCAAGAGTCCTGCCAAGGGCCAGGCTGTTGAACTCGCAGTCAGGGATCCCAGCAAAGGTGAGAGCAATAGAGGGTCGGAGGAGTCGGACAAGCATGCAAGACGTAAGAAGAGGGGATGAGGATACGGGGGCAGAGTTTTTTTTGGATGAGAGAGGTTTCAGGAACGAGCAGTCTGGACTGCAGTGCGAGAGGTGAGGCTCTGCTTCGTTGGTTACAGAGTGTAGAAACACGGACGCAACCTCGTAGTCGATTTCGCCGCGTGGATGCGTCAAAGTGTGCTGGTGAGGTGACTTGTAACACAGTGCCACacaagcatgcatgcgttttggATGGATCTTGTTTCCgcgttgctgcatgcgtttcagtTTGTGACTCTAAAAGTAGGTCTAGCCGTACGCGTGCAGACATCCCCACCGTGTGAGTCACTCATTCACGCTCAAAGGAATGTGAGTCTAAACTCAAGGacgtttgtgtgtttttccttGATTTCAGTTTTCGTCTGCTCGCATTTGTGTGTTTCGTTCGTTTGGCGATCACGGTGCTGCTTTGATTTCCACTGAAGAGGTGAATACTAGATTATCTTCGTTGCCACGGTATGTAGTGAGGTAGCGTTGAACGTCTTTCGGATTCTCTAGAGGCAACCATGTTCGTTCGCTTTGTCGGCGTCGCTTGTGTTTGGTGCTGAAGGGTGTCTGCCTCTGTGTTGCTCTGTGTCTGATTCCAGGTCACCGTTTCGAGATCTTGGGCATGACAGACGCAGCAAAGTATCCGttggcgaagaaggagcacACACGCGAGTATCTGCGTGAGATTGCTCACTTGCGTCCGCGTTCTTATCTTATCGGAGCCGTCATGCGCGTGCGTTCGAACCTCGCGATGGCCACCCACCGCTTCTTCCAAGACCGTGGCTTCCTGTACATCCATACGCCCATCGTCACGGCGTCGGACTGCGAAGGTGCAGGAGAGATGTTTCAAGTTTCCACCCTGCTGCCCCCGCCTCCGCcagaaacgagggagaacgaaaagaagaccGACGGCGCCGCACCGAAAGACGCGGCTGCTGCAGCCGCCGAACCTCTGATTCCCCTGACGAAGGACAAGAAGGGCGTTGACTATTCCCGGGACTTCTTCGGCCGCCCTGCCTTCCTCACGGTGTCTGGCCAGCTCGCGGTCGAGCCATACTGctgctccctctccgacgTGTACACTTTCGGTCCCACCTTCCGCGCAGAAAACTCTCACACTTCCAGACATCTGGCCGAGTTCTGGATGGTCGAGCCGGAAATCGCCTTCGCCACTCTTGAAGACAACATGGTCGTCGCCGAGGCCTACGTCAAGTTCTGTGTTCAGTGGGTTCTTGACAACTGCCGGGCGGGTGAGCACAGACCCAGACGATGGGGCGAGAGGCACACAGCAACTGGATGCAAAATGTAAACCGTTTCGGGGAGGTCGAAGCGGCAAAGACGACCGCTCGGCACCTCGGGGCACTCTTGGTGCGGCAGACATGCAGGCAGAGAGGCACAGCTGCGGCAAAGCAGTCAAGGAGGGGCAACGTCGAATGGGATGGAAGCAAAAAACTCGTGGGCAGCGACAAGCACGGTTACATGCACGAGTATCAACGGATGTCACTCACGCGACTCGTGGTGATAACACCGGTTCCAGCGAGGTTGGGCTCCCCCGCTTCCATGCCATAAACCGTaaacccccccccccccggtGTGGCAGGCGTAGTTTTCTCTGCAACGCCCAAGCCTTTCGGAGGCAGACGCGTGAACACTGAACAATTGTATGAGTTCGGTTTTTTTAGATTATGGCCCGCCTGCTTCGTTTGTTAGTGTGGGCATGCCGACCCTCCTAGGACCACCTGTGGGTTGCGGGGGTTGGGTGCGTTGTTGGTTGCTCCTCGCCGAGAGCACAAACAGTATCGGTGGGTGTTTCAcacgtttctctgtcgctttccaTGTGCTCCCTCATCTTTCTGCAGACATTGAGTGGTTCCAGAAGAACCAGGAGGAAGGCCTGATCGCCCGCTTGGAGAACATTCTGGCTGAGCCCTTTGCACGGGTGTCCTACACGGAGGCGATCGAGGTGTTGAAGGCGGAAGAGCCGAAGGCGCAGTTCAAGGAGAAGGTCGAGTGGGGCATGGACATGGGAAGCGAGCACGAGCGGTACTTGACGGAGAACGTGTACAAGAAGCCCTGCATCGTGTACAACTATCCGAAGGACATCAAGGCGTTCTACATGAAGCTGAACGAGGACGGGAAGACGGTCCGTGCGATGGACGTGTTGGTGCCGAA
This Toxoplasma gondii ME49 chromosome VIII, whole genome shotgun sequence DNA region includes the following protein-coding sequences:
- a CDS encoding hypothetical protein (encoded by transcript TGME49_270520), whose protein sequence is MRFGTFRTAYRVATRHFGSNVAYRQYYQAPRTVTAMMPYLLTRTNPVTLRLEDQAADGSSNVKQLFSTSMSGSALLSPVSELSSLVSSSHAALPLALVGGFCEETILTNTALDAPALSLVTWGTTTRVFNIHFSTVNWEHACSEHGGDTRLSSLPKVEYLCRLISWH
- a CDS encoding asparaginyl-tRNA synthetase (NOB+tRNA synthase) (encoded by transcript TGME49_270510~Signal peptide predicted by SignalP 2.0 HMM (probability 0.753) with cleavage site probability 0.175 at residue 59), yielding MPRRCWQLFVCCSVREFPVSVASRLLLPLLFVLASARNSALLYSSALTLRSSAAPLAFSSAGCRFRGPLHRPWFPVRLTPPDQAYLSRNSASGTSPRSIRQFPVPSGLALPTSVPLCARTLPPLSRHFASVGTMAQPQGESKSFTPGHLEDQVPTSCKQAIPVFGCGSTRVRLAALLDGGEASVEKFVNRETPVTVCGWSRSVRKQGGGSLCFVVLSDGSTSSNLQVVVEAGIGGEFPQLLKCGAGCSFRFTGDIVKSPAKGQAVELAVRDPSKGHRFEILGMTDAAKYPLAKKEHTREYLREIAHLRPRSYLIGAVMRVRSNLAMATHRFFQDRGFLYIHTPIVTASDCEGAGEMFQVSTLLPPPPPETRENEKKTDGAAPKDAAAAAAEPLIPLTKDKKGVDYSRDFFGRPAFLTVSGQLAVEPYCCSLSDVYTFGPTFRAENSHTSRHLAEFWMVEPEIAFATLEDNMVVAEAYVKFCVQWVLDNCRADIEWFQKNQEEGLIARLENILAEPFARVSYTEAIEVLKAEEPKAQFKEKVEWGMDMGSEHERYLTENVYKKPCIVYNYPKDIKAFYMKLNEDGKTVRAMDVLVPKIGELVGGSQREDDRDRLAAMIAAKDLDPKPYWWYMELREYGTIPHAGFGLGFERLVMLVTGIENIRDTIPYPRYPGHAEF